From Candidatus Pedobacter colombiensis, one genomic window encodes:
- a CDS encoding helix-turn-helix transcriptional regulator, which produces MYLLKGNFIRDALRDLCRMVKKKVTPVKTSRPAKKVAGAKKAKKKSKEIVQLGKRIKFLRNKKGYSNYEYFAYEHEISRSQFGRYENGEDMRFSSLIRVIKALDMTLEEFFSKGFD; this is translated from the coding sequence GTGTATTTATTAAAGGGTAACTTTATCAGGGACGCTTTACGTGATTTGTGTAGGATGGTAAAGAAAAAAGTAACTCCTGTTAAAACCAGTCGGCCTGCTAAAAAGGTTGCGGGTGCGAAGAAAGCTAAAAAGAAAAGCAAGGAAATTGTGCAGCTGGGAAAGCGAATAAAATTTCTGAGGAATAAAAAAGGATACAGTAATTATGAATACTTTGCCTATGAGCATGAGATCTCCCGAAGCCAGTTCGGCAGGTATGAGAATGGGGAAGATATGCGTTTTTCCAGCCTGATAAGAGTGATTAAAGCTTTAGATATGACGCTGGAAGAGTTTTTTAGTAAGGGATTTGATTAA
- a CDS encoding nucleotidyltransferase, with product MILEQDFEDFVKLLNKFGVEYMVVGGYAMALHGKPRFTGDLDIWINISEVNAEKLIDVINAFGLGSLGFEKRDFLQPGYITQIGYPPLRIDILNNIDGIEFSDAILNRQKIIIEHDLEVSFIGLQDLLQNKIASGRKQDLKDVKEIRKELPKKKIASKQKRGNRP from the coding sequence ATGATACTGGAACAGGATTTTGAAGACTTTGTGAAGCTACTTAACAAATTTGGTGTTGAGTACATGGTTGTTGGTGGATATGCTATGGCATTACATGGTAAACCCCGCTTTACCGGAGATTTGGATATTTGGATAAATATATCTGAAGTAAATGCAGAGAAACTTATAGATGTAATTAATGCATTTGGTTTAGGATCTCTTGGATTTGAAAAAAGGGATTTTCTTCAACCAGGGTATATAACGCAAATTGGCTACCCACCTTTACGTATTGATATTCTCAATAATATTGATGGGATAGAGTTTAGCGATGCTATCTTAAATAGGCAGAAAATAATTATCGAACACGATCTTGAAGTTTCTTTTATCGGGTTGCAGGATTTGTTACAAAACAAAATAGCATCAGGACGAAAGCAAGATCTTAAAGATGTTAAGGAAATCAGAAAAGAGCTTCCAAAGAAAAAGATAGCTTCTAAGCAAAAAAGAGGCAATAGGCCATAA
- a CDS encoding recombinase family protein, which produces MTNNNALGYRRLSEKDQSRYSLEYQDKAITDYCNRYDLNLIGVYTDNGECSDTFDRPDYQALESFIKKHKGKARYLIIMDHDRFSRNLPEALMKIDELEDKHGIKVLASNEDVNLDTKDPAVFMQRAFNYLIANQELLRIRKRTKDGIRQAQSQGRYVNRAPFGYNNLKDEGKRGVLIIDEAKADIVRLIFEQYLSGASFYDVHQKAKEIGFHFTGNGAIQKVLGNCTYAGLVKVNGDRKTPDRIVKGLHQPIIGEADYWLVQERLENKRPSKAQPKEEFPLRGILKCWCGKSMTAGFSKGKTKYYLYYRCTQHTETNIPGYSLHDQFESLLDLLSFTKDQADYISERSRVLLKEAWVDNAKVLLEREKQLKDIDRKIDKLEERLMDDEIDGGTYKKWKQKFSQEKAVILKDIDTISQESKGNKLEKLNRLLPLMTSIKSIYKEAPLRSKHAIVRGVFKHKLVYIDGMFRTPSMEPAFHYNSLKAKEKGLLEIEEPFGNGDLISFCSP; this is translated from the coding sequence ATGACAAATAACAATGCATTAGGGTATCGCAGGCTGAGCGAAAAAGATCAGTCTAGGTATTCCCTCGAATATCAGGATAAAGCCATAACAGACTATTGTAACCGGTATGATCTAAACCTGATAGGTGTGTACACAGATAACGGTGAGTGTAGTGATACTTTTGACCGGCCCGATTACCAGGCATTAGAAAGCTTTATTAAAAAACACAAAGGTAAGGCAAGGTATCTGATCATCATGGATCATGACCGTTTCAGCCGTAATCTCCCCGAAGCATTGATGAAGATTGATGAACTCGAAGATAAACATGGGATCAAAGTGCTGGCATCAAATGAGGACGTAAACTTAGACACAAAAGACCCCGCTGTATTTATGCAGCGAGCCTTTAACTATCTTATAGCAAACCAGGAGCTGTTGCGCATCCGCAAAAGAACAAAAGATGGTATCAGGCAGGCACAATCACAGGGCAGATATGTAAATCGTGCGCCTTTCGGCTACAATAATTTGAAAGACGAAGGGAAACGTGGTGTATTGATCATCGATGAGGCAAAAGCAGATATAGTGCGCCTGATTTTTGAACAATACCTGTCAGGCGCATCTTTCTATGATGTGCATCAAAAAGCAAAAGAAATTGGCTTCCATTTTACCGGAAATGGTGCCATTCAAAAGGTGTTAGGTAACTGTACATATGCAGGGCTTGTAAAAGTAAATGGCGACCGTAAAACACCCGATCGTATTGTAAAAGGACTTCATCAACCTATCATAGGCGAAGCAGATTATTGGTTGGTTCAGGAGCGCTTAGAAAACAAACGTCCATCAAAAGCCCAACCGAAAGAAGAATTTCCGTTGCGTGGTATTCTCAAATGCTGGTGCGGCAAAAGTATGACAGCCGGATTTTCAAAAGGAAAAACAAAATATTACCTGTATTACCGTTGTACTCAACATACCGAAACAAATATCCCTGGCTATTCCCTACATGACCAGTTTGAGAGTTTACTTGATCTGCTAAGCTTTACAAAAGATCAGGCAGATTATATTTCTGAAAGGTCAAGGGTCTTATTGAAAGAGGCCTGGGTAGATAATGCAAAGGTCTTGCTGGAAAGAGAAAAACAGCTTAAAGATATCGACAGAAAGATCGACAAACTTGAAGAAAGACTTATGGATGATGAGATAGATGGTGGTACATACAAGAAATGGAAACAAAAGTTTTCGCAGGAAAAAGCGGTTATTTTAAAAGATATAGATACGATCAGCCAGGAGAGTAAAGGAAATAAACTGGAAAAATTAAACAGGTTGCTTCCTTTGATGACATCCATAAAAAGTATTTATAAAGAAGCTCCTTTAAGGAGTAAACACGCTATTGTCAGAGGAGTGTTCAAACATAAACTCGTGTACATTGATGGCATGTTTAGAACTCCTTCGATGGAACCGGCATTCCATTATAATTCACTGAAAGCCAAAGAAAAAGGGCTCCTCGAAATAGAGGAACCCTTTGGGAATGGAGACCTAATCTCCTTCTGTAGCCCGTAG
- the era gene encoding GTPase Era — translation MSHKAGFVSIIGKPNVGKSTLMNALVGEKLSIITPKAQTTRHRILGIVNEESYQIVFSDTPGIIKPRYGLQDSMMSSVKGALTDADLILFVTDINEQHDENDVLEKITNTTIPMIVLINKIDNATQEQVDEKIAYWQEQLKPKHIFAISALHQYNLEGIMNTVLDFLPEHAPFYDKEDLTDRNQRFFVSEIIREKIFNNYQKEIPYSTEVIITSYKEEETITRISAEIIVERDSQKNILIGKGGASLKKVGMEARKDIEKFLDQKVFLETFVKVIPDWRSKKNYLKSFGYE, via the coding sequence ATGTCGCATAAAGCAGGTTTTGTAAGTATAATCGGTAAGCCCAATGTGGGTAAATCAACCTTAATGAATGCCCTGGTGGGTGAAAAGCTTTCTATCATTACTCCAAAAGCACAGACTACCCGTCACCGCATTTTAGGAATTGTGAACGAAGAAAGTTATCAAATTGTTTTTTCGGACACGCCCGGCATCATAAAACCGCGCTACGGACTGCAAGATTCTATGATGAGTTCGGTAAAAGGAGCACTTACTGATGCAGATCTGATCTTGTTTGTTACGGACATTAATGAACAGCATGATGAGAATGATGTGTTAGAAAAAATCACGAATACCACCATTCCCATGATTGTATTGATTAATAAGATTGACAATGCCACACAGGAACAGGTTGATGAAAAAATTGCTTACTGGCAAGAGCAATTAAAACCTAAACACATTTTCGCAATATCTGCGCTTCATCAGTATAATCTGGAAGGAATTATGAATACGGTATTAGATTTTTTACCGGAACATGCTCCTTTTTATGATAAAGAAGACCTTACAGACCGCAACCAAAGGTTCTTTGTTTCTGAGATCATCCGTGAGAAGATCTTTAACAACTACCAAAAAGAAATCCCATACAGCACCGAAGTCATCATTACATCCTATAAAGAAGAAGAAACCATCACAAGAATCAGCGCCGAAATTATTGTAGAGCGTGATTCGCAAAAGAACATCCTCATTGGAAAAGGTGGAGCCAGTCTTAAAAAAGTTGGAATGGAAGCCCGCAAAGACATTGAGAAGTTCCTGGATCAGAAAGTTTTTCTAGAAACCTTTGTAAAGGTAATCCCCGATTGGCGCAGCAAAAAGAACTACCTAAAAAGCTTCGGCTACGAGTAA
- the der gene encoding ribosome biogenesis GTPase Der, translating to MANIIAIVGRPNVGKSTLFNRLTESRKAIVDDFSGVTRDRHYGSAEWTDKQFTVIDTGGYVANSEDVFETAIREQVVIAIEEATVLLFLVDVTTGITDLDDEIAQLLRRSKKPVFVVVNKVDNTQLQNDAAVFYGFGLGEIHPISSMTGSGTGDLLDEVIKHFEDAPEEENTLPKLTIVGRPNVGKSSLINALIGKERNIVTPIAGTTRDSIHIHYNQFGHEFMFIDTAGLRKKTKVKENIEFYSVMRTIKALEEADVVVLMIDAMEGLESQDVNIFHLAEKNKKGIVILVNKWDLVEKNSKTINAFEDQIRQKLQPFTDIPIIFTSAINKQRIFQAIETALDVYKNRGKKIPTSKLNDVMLPIIEKYPPPALKGKYIKIKYITQINGTSPMFAFFCNLPQYIKEPYKRFIENKLRENFDFSGVPIQIYFRQK from the coding sequence ATGGCAAATATTATTGCAATTGTCGGAAGACCTAACGTAGGCAAATCTACCCTTTTTAACCGCTTAACTGAAAGTCGTAAAGCTATTGTTGATGATTTCAGCGGGGTAACGCGCGACCGTCATTACGGTTCAGCAGAGTGGACAGACAAACAGTTTACCGTAATCGATACGGGTGGCTATGTAGCCAATTCGGAAGATGTATTTGAAACTGCTATCCGCGAACAGGTGGTTATTGCCATAGAAGAAGCCACTGTGCTTTTGTTTTTGGTCGATGTAACCACAGGCATTACCGATCTTGACGATGAGATTGCACAATTACTTAGACGCAGTAAAAAACCTGTATTTGTTGTTGTAAACAAAGTAGACAATACCCAATTACAAAATGATGCAGCTGTATTCTACGGTTTCGGCCTTGGAGAGATCCACCCGATATCATCTATGACGGGATCAGGAACAGGAGATTTATTGGATGAAGTGATCAAACACTTTGAAGATGCTCCCGAAGAAGAAAACACATTGCCTAAGCTGACTATCGTAGGAAGACCAAACGTAGGAAAATCATCCCTGATCAATGCATTGATTGGAAAAGAAAGAAATATTGTAACCCCTATTGCAGGAACAACGAGAGATTCTATTCATATTCACTACAACCAATTCGGTCATGAATTTATGTTTATTGATACTGCAGGTTTGCGTAAAAAAACCAAGGTAAAAGAAAACATCGAGTTCTATTCCGTTATGCGTACCATTAAAGCGTTGGAAGAAGCTGATGTAGTGGTATTGATGATCGATGCAATGGAAGGTCTGGAATCGCAGGATGTGAATATATTCCACCTTGCAGAGAAAAACAAGAAAGGTATTGTTATCCTGGTTAACAAATGGGATTTGGTAGAAAAGAACAGCAAAACAATCAATGCTTTTGAGGATCAGATCCGCCAGAAATTACAACCGTTTACAGATATCCCTATTATCTTTACTTCGGCCATAAACAAACAACGTATATTCCAGGCAATCGAAACAGCATTGGATGTATACAAAAACAGAGGTAAAAAGATCCCTACATCAAAATTAAATGATGTAATGTTACCAATCATCGAAAAATACCCACCTCCTGCATTGAAAGGAAAATACATCAAAATCAAATACATCACTCAGATCAATGGTACATCTCCGATGTTTGCCTTCTTCTGTAACCTTCCTCAATACATTAAAGAACCGTACAAACGTTTCATTGAGAATAAGCTACGGGAGAACTTTGATTTTAGCGGAGTGCCAATTCAAATCTATTTCAGACAGAAATAA
- a CDS encoding S41 family peptidase — translation MNRNTRFNLLIALTYSVTLIGGMFLGYKFLKDQGYQFQKPVAIANNNTEKVDEIIHIINKNYVDEINADSLNHLPIDSLLHQLDPHSMYLPPAKANEMTETLEGNFEGIGIEYYILNDTLLVTDVVKDGPAFNAGIRQGDKILKIDTVTVSGKALPREQMVGRIRGRKGTAVKLTILHPKDTQQVVFFVNRSRVKVSSIDAAYLLNPETAYIRISKFGADTDKDFIEAIRALKSKGMKKLILDLRDNGGGYLSAATGLANQILQENKLIVYTEGKHEPRTDYTTSGGGEFEQGKLAILINENSASASEILAGAVQDWGRGVIIGRRSFGKGLVQEQFPFGDGSALNLTIARYYTPLGRSIQKSYKKGYTAYKNEIDDRFNDGELTTDNVYSAKDSVKNLTRGGIQPDIYVKLDTVGYNKFYSKLISKKILFDFVYDVLASRYNATYLDQNMATFSISDNDYKDLLKYIQNRDVVIDQKQLSASKALICNDIKLLLYKYHLGDAGYYRALNLSDPMVKQAVTSLQ, via the coding sequence ATGAATAGGAATACCCGTTTTAATCTCTTGATAGCCCTCACTTATTCGGTTACATTAATAGGTGGGATGTTTTTGGGCTATAAGTTTTTGAAAGATCAGGGGTACCAGTTTCAAAAGCCTGTAGCAATTGCCAATAACAACACCGAAAAGGTGGATGAAATTATCCATATCATCAATAAAAACTACGTTGATGAGATAAATGCTGATTCTTTAAACCACTTGCCTATAGATAGTCTGTTGCATCAACTCGATCCGCACAGCATGTACCTCCCACCAGCCAAAGCCAATGAAATGACCGAAACGCTGGAGGGAAATTTTGAAGGTATTGGCATTGAATATTATATATTAAACGATACTTTGCTGGTAACCGACGTGGTAAAAGATGGTCCTGCCTTTAATGCCGGGATTAGACAAGGAGATAAAATACTGAAAATTGATACCGTTACGGTAAGTGGTAAGGCTTTGCCAAGAGAGCAAATGGTGGGACGGATAAGAGGTAGGAAGGGCACAGCTGTAAAGTTAACCATCCTTCATCCTAAAGATACGCAACAGGTGGTTTTCTTTGTAAATCGTAGCCGGGTAAAGGTGAGTAGTATTGATGCTGCCTATTTGCTGAACCCCGAAACCGCTTATATCAGGATCAGTAAGTTTGGTGCAGATACAGATAAAGATTTTATTGAAGCGATAAGAGCACTTAAATCAAAAGGCATGAAAAAGCTGATCCTTGATTTGAGGGATAATGGGGGTGGGTACCTGAGTGCTGCTACCGGATTGGCCAACCAAATTTTGCAGGAAAATAAGTTAATTGTATATACTGAAGGTAAACATGAACCACGAACAGACTATACAACGTCGGGTGGAGGAGAGTTTGAACAAGGTAAATTAGCTATCCTGATTAATGAAAATTCAGCTTCTGCCAGTGAGATTCTTGCCGGCGCTGTACAGGATTGGGGTAGGGGAGTGATTATTGGTCGTCGTTCTTTTGGTAAAGGATTGGTGCAGGAACAGTTCCCTTTTGGTGATGGATCTGCTTTAAATCTTACCATAGCGCGTTATTATACGCCATTAGGTAGGAGTATTCAGAAATCATATAAAAAGGGCTACACGGCTTATAAGAATGAAATTGATGATCGTTTTAACGATGGTGAGCTGACTACAGATAACGTATATAGTGCAAAAGACTCGGTAAAGAACTTAACAAGGGGAGGGATACAGCCGGATATATATGTAAAGCTAGATACGGTGGGGTATAATAAGTTTTACAGCAAGCTGATTTCAAAGAAAATATTGTTTGATTTTGTGTACGATGTACTGGCAAGTCGGTACAATGCGACTTATCTGGATCAAAATATGGCTACCTTTTCGATCAGTGATAACGATTATAAAGATTTACTAAAGTATATCCAGAATAGGGATGTTGTGATAGATCAGAAGCAGTTGAGTGCTTCAAAAGCACTTATTTGTAATGATATCAAACTGCTTTTATACAAGTATCACTTAGGTGATGCCGGTTATTATAGGGCATTAAACCTAAGTGATCCTATGGTAAAGCAAGCTGTTACCAGCCTGCAATAA
- the murQ gene encoding N-acetylmuramic acid 6-phosphate etherase — MIRVTEQESKYHDIDQMSVLEILKGINEEDKLVPQAVEKVIPQIEKLASAVAERMVNGGRLFYIGAGTSGRLGVVDASECPPTFGVPFDWVVGIIAGGDTAIRKAVENAEDDANQAWLDLQEYNINAKDCLIGLAASGTTPYVVGGLNTAREKGILTGCIVCNEGGPIAAESDFPVEVVVGPEFLTGSTRMKSGTAQKLVLNMLSTTVMIRLGRVKGNKMVDMQLTNHKLVDRGTQMVMDELQIDHDHAADLLLRYGSVRKAVEASKSKS, encoded by the coding sequence ATGATAAGAGTAACCGAGCAAGAGTCAAAGTACCATGATATCGACCAGATGTCGGTACTTGAGATTCTGAAAGGCATCAACGAAGAAGATAAACTTGTTCCTCAGGCTGTAGAAAAAGTGATCCCCCAAATAGAAAAATTAGCTTCGGCAGTAGCAGAGCGAATGGTGAATGGAGGGCGGTTATTTTATATCGGAGCAGGTACCAGCGGCCGGCTGGGCGTAGTGGATGCTTCAGAATGTCCGCCTACATTTGGCGTTCCTTTTGATTGGGTAGTTGGCATCATTGCAGGTGGTGATACGGCCATCAGAAAAGCAGTCGAAAACGCAGAGGATGATGCAAATCAGGCTTGGTTAGACCTTCAGGAGTACAACATCAACGCCAAAGATTGCTTAATTGGTCTGGCAGCTTCAGGAACTACACCTTATGTTGTAGGCGGCTTAAATACTGCACGAGAAAAAGGAATCCTTACAGGATGTATTGTATGTAACGAAGGCGGTCCCATTGCTGCCGAAAGTGATTTCCCTGTAGAGGTAGTTGTTGGCCCGGAGTTTTTAACAGGATCAACCCGTATGAAATCCGGTACTGCACAAAAGCTGGTTTTAAATATGCTGAGTACTACAGTAATGATTAGACTAGGCAGAGTAAAGGGCAATAAAATGGTGGATATGCAGTTAACCAATCATAAACTGGTTGACAGAGGCACACAAATGGTAATGGATGAATTACAAATCGACCATGACCATGCCGCCGATTTACTACTTCGTTACGGAAGTGTTCGCAAAGCTGTTGAAGCCAGTAAAAGCAAATCGTAA
- a CDS encoding Bax inhibitor-1/YccA family protein: MDNNNNQNWSQQSVFVEDITGKVAKKFFANVFLWMFVALSISSFAAYYMSNTPEMMTYLINQETGKMGMLGWVAMLAPLGLVMLMSAGLNRLSFGALVGVFILYSVLTGVSLSFILLAYTSGSVLSCFIGAAGIFGIMAVMGYTTNVDLSKFGPILMIGIVGLIIASVVNMFIQSANFSLFMAFIGIAIFTALTAYDVQKLKRIGAGIEESGATMQDADTKKLAIMGALSLYLDFLNIFIYLLRIFGDRR, encoded by the coding sequence ATGGATAACAACAATAATCAAAACTGGTCACAACAGTCCGTTTTTGTAGAAGATATCACGGGTAAAGTTGCTAAGAAATTCTTCGCCAATGTATTCTTATGGATGTTTGTGGCATTAAGCATATCAAGCTTTGCAGCTTACTATATGTCGAACACTCCTGAAATGATGACTTACCTGATCAATCAGGAAACCGGTAAAATGGGAATGTTAGGTTGGGTGGCGATGCTTGCTCCGCTTGGCTTGGTTATGCTGATGAGTGCAGGCCTTAACCGCCTTTCTTTTGGGGCATTGGTAGGGGTTTTCATTCTTTACTCTGTACTAACAGGAGTCAGCTTAAGCTTTATTCTACTGGCTTACACCTCAGGCTCAGTGTTGAGCTGCTTTATTGGGGCTGCCGGTATTTTTGGTATTATGGCAGTAATGGGTTATACCACCAATGTTGATTTAAGTAAATTTGGCCCTATCCTGATGATTGGTATAGTAGGCTTAATAATTGCCAGTGTTGTAAACATGTTCATTCAAAGTGCAAACTTTAGCCTGTTCATGGCCTTTATAGGTATCGCGATCTTTACCGCCTTAACTGCTTACGACGTTCAAAAACTGAAAAGGATAGGCGCAGGCATTGAAGAAAGTGGTGCAACTATGCAAGATGCAGATACTAAGAAATTAGCTATCATGGGTGCTTTATCCCTTTATCTTGACTTCTTAAACATCTTCATTTACTTGTTAAGAATATTTGGCGACAGAAGATAA